The genomic window ATCGCGACGTTGAGCATGGCCACGACGGTCGTGCCGATCACCTCGCCGATATCGGCCCCCGACAGGGTCTGGGCGATCGCGATGCCCAGCCCTGCGAAGGGGATCACGATCCACAGCAGCAGCTTCGTCAGCCGCCACCAGTCGAGGTAGTACTGCGGCCCGACCAGGTAGAGCTGCCGGTCGGTGTACTTCGCGGCGAGGATGTCGGGGTCGCCGAGTTCGACGAGGACGGCGCGCTCGGCCTGTTCGCGCTCCTCGCCCTCGGCCACGCGGGCATCGACCTGGTCGTCGATCGAGGCGCGCAGCTCTGCGGCGAGGTCGTCGCGCTGGTCCTCCGGAACGGTCCGCATCGCGGCGTCGACATAGCGGTCGGTGAAGGTGATGGTGCCGGTCATGTCAGTCCTCCTGGGGAAGGGCGTCGATCGCGGTGGCGATCGCGCGGAAATCGTCGGTGAGTGCGGTCGCGAGGCGCTTGCCCGCGGCGCTGGTGCGGTAGAACTTGCGTGGCCTCGCCTCGTCGGTGTTCCACTCGCTGGTGAGGTGGCCCTGCTTCTCGAGGCGACGGAGGAGGGGATACAGCGTGTTCGCGTCAGTGGGGAAGCCATGTGCCGCCAGCTGCTCGAGCAGGCCGTACCCGTACCCCGGGGACTCGAGCAGCCGCAGACAGGCCAGCACGATGGTGCCGCGCCGCAGCTCCTGCAGGTGCGTCTCGAGGATGTCGGATTCGCTCATGTCTCACACTGTACTGTGCGTCACACACTATCGTCAATCACACTTTAAAGTTCGGCGCCAACCTGTCATGCTGACCGGAACGCGAGAGAGGGACTGCGATGTCGGAGAAGCCCAGCCGCTGGATCCGCCTGAAGTGGGCCGTCTTCGGCAAGCCGGTGACCTACGAGGAAGTCCGCAACGCGGAGTCGTCGCAGTTCCGCGACGCGCGTGTGCTCGCTCAGACCGAGATGCGAAACCATCGTTTCCAGGCCGGGCAATTCTGATCCGCCCACGGGGCAGGATGAAGCGGTGACGACCCCGCACTCCCTTCCCCCGCTCGACGGCCTCTTGGCGACGGCGCACGTGGTGGCACTGCCGCTCGCGACCAGGTTCCGCGGCGTCGACGTCCGCGAAGCGCTCCTCTTCGAGGGCCCCGAGGGCTGGGCGGAATTCTCGCCGTTCGCCGAGTACGACGACGCGGAGGCATCGACGTGGCTCGCCGCGGCCATCGAGGACTCACAGATGCCGCGGCCCGCCGCTCGCCGTGAGCTCATCGCCGTCAACGCCACCGTGCCGGCGGTCGCCGCGGCAGACGTCCCCGCGGTGCTCGCACGCTTCGACGGCTGCCGCACCGCGAAGGTCAAGGTCGCCGAGGCCGGTCAGCTGCTCGCCGACGACGTCGCCCGCGTCCGCGCCGTGCGCGAGCTGATGGGTCCCGAGGGCCGCGTGCGCATCGACGCGAACGGCGCCTGGAACGTCGACGAGGCGGAGCGTGCCCTGCACGCCCTCGCCGAGTTCGACCTCGAATACGCCGAGCAGCCGTGCGCGAGCGTCGACGAGCTCGCCGAGCTGCGGCGACGCGTGAAGTACATGGGCATCCCGATCGCCGCCGACGAGAGCGTGCGCAGAGCCGCCGATCCGCTGGCGGTGGCGCGCGCGGGCGCGGCAGACCTCCTGGTGATCAAGGCGCAGCCGCTCGGCGGGGTGCGTCGCGCACTCGAGATCGTGGCGGAGGCAGGGCTTCCGGCCGTCGTCTCGAGCGCCCTGGACACCTCGGTCGGGCTGTCGATGGGCGTGGCTCTCGCCGCAGCCCTCCCCCAGCTCGACTACGACTGCGGACTCGGGACCGCGTCGCTCTTCACCGCCGATGTGGTGGACCCGCCGCTGGTCCCGCGCCACGGTTCGCTGACGGTGGGCCGGGTCACGCCGGACGCGGCGCTGCTCGACGCGCACGCGGCATCCGCCGACCGCCGCCAGTGGTGGCTCGACCGCCTGGCGCGCTGCTACGAGGTCCTCGCCTTCGCGCGCTGAATCGGAGCGCGAAGTGGCGGTTCGGCGCGTTTCGTCTCGCTTCGCTCGCTCAACGACCGGGAACCAATTCCGGTCGTTGAGCGAGGGAGCGCCAGCGACCGAGACGAAACGCCCTGACCCGACCGGCCGCCGCTGACCCCGCTCGACGACCGCGCGGCGACGCGTGGAGTCAGAGGGGGTCGACCAGGGCCGTCGACACGCGCGCGGTGCGCTCGTTGACGAGCTGCTGCAGCTCCTCGGCGCTGAGGCCGGTCATGATGCCGAACGCCGACGTGTCTTCCCAGGTCTGCAGGATGATGCCGGCGAACTCCGTCGCCGGCAGCCGCAGCCGGAACCCGTAGGTGCGGGCGAGCTCGTCGATGAACGAGCCGACGCGCTCCACCATCCCCGTCTGCCAGGCGATGTACGTCTCGGCCAGACGCTGGTCGCGCATCGCGCGCGTGCGGATCTCGCTCGTCAGCAGGATGCCCTGCTTCTTGTCGAACGCGACGTCGAGCAGCTGGCGCACCAGCGCGCCCGGCTCGAGATCCTCGCCCCGCTCCTGCAGCACGGCGACGCGCTTGGCGACCTCGTCGATCTTCTCGCCGGCGACGCGCTCGGTCAGGGAGAGCATCAGCTCGTCCTTGGTCTCGAAGTTCGAGTAGAACGCGCCGCGCGTGAATCCCGCGCGCTCGCAGATCGCCTCGACGGATGCCGCGTCCAGGCCGACCTCGGCGAACACCAGTGCGGCGGCATCCAGCAGCTTCTGCCGGGTCGCCTCACGGCGCCGCGACGTTCCGGCCACCTCCACCAGGGGGGTGTCGCTCATGGGGGCCTCCTCCCAGCCAGTCTCACACGCACTACTCAGGTTCGGGCGGGCAACCCGCCTTACGATACACTCATGTATCCGATACAGCGCTGTATCGACACTTCCCGAAACCCTCATCCGTAACCGGAGGCGCTGTGTCGACCCTTCTCTATGCGCTCGGCCGCTGGACGTACCGCCACCCGTGGCGTGTGCTCGTCTCGTGGGTGCTGCTGCTCGCGCTGGCCGGTGGCGGCGCGCTGGTGTTCATGAAGGGCACCGACAACTCGTTCTCGATCCCGGGCACCGAGGCCCAGGAAGGCATCGCGCTGCTGGACCGCAGCTTTCCGCAGGCGAGCGGCACGAGCGCGCAGCTCGTCATCGTCGCCGCGGACGGCGAGCAGGTCGATGAGGAGCCGTACGCCACGGCGATCGACGACACCGTCGCCCACCTCGAGGACCTCGACGGCGTGATCGCCGTCACCGACCCCTTCAACGAGATGGTCACGGGGATGGTCTCGGAGGACGAGTCGGCCGCGATCATCCGCCTGCAGTTCGACGGCCAGGCGACCGATGTGTCGGATGAGACGAAGGAGGGCCTGGAAGACGTCGCCGACGATCTGCGCGAGACCCTGCCCGAGGGATCGCAGGTCGCCATGGGCGGCGACCTGTTCTCGACCTCGGTGCCCGCACTCTCGCTGATCGAGGCCGTGGGCGTGCTCATCGCGCTGTTCGTGCTGATCGTGACGTTCCGCTCGTTCGCGGTGGCGTGGTTCCCGCTCGTGTCGGCGCTCATCGGCGTCGGCCTCGCAATCGCGCTCATCTACGTCTCCACCGCGTTCGCGTCGATCTCGTCGACCACGCCGATGCTGGCGATCATGCTGGGGCTCGCGGTGGGCATCGACTACGCCCTCTTCATCGTCGCCCGGCATCAGGACCAGGTGCGCGCGGGCGTGGAGCCCGAGGAGTCCGCCGCGCGGGCCACCGGCACGGCCGGCTCGGCCGTCGTCTTCGCCGGTGTCACGGTGCTCATCGCGCTCATCGGCCTCGGCTTCGCCGGTATCCCGTTCCTCACGACGATGGGCATCGCGGCCGCCGTCGCCGTCGCGATCGCCGTGATCGTCGCGATCACCCTGACCCCCGCACTGCTCGGCTTCGCGAAGGACCGCGTCGCCGGCTGGGGCCACGGCCGGAAGCGCCGGGGGATGCCTCTCCCCCGCCGCTCCTCGGAGGCCCAGGGCGTGTCGACTCGCAAGCTCGCTCAACGGCCGGGTGGCGATGACGCGGAGACCTCGGATGCGCTGAACGGACCTTCGTCGGAGCAGGCTCAGAGGCGCGCGCGAGCGGCCGCCGAGACTGCGGAGACGCGCGAACAGACCACAATCGCAACCGCTCTCTCACCGGAGGCGGTCGACGCGACCCACGCTCCCGTCAAGAAGACGAACCGCTGGGTGGAGCTGGTCACGAACCACCCCGTCATCACGACCATCGCGGTGGTGCTGACTCTCGGGGTGATGGCGATCCCCGCCGCGAGCCTCGGCCTCGCCCTGCCGAACGCCGGACAGCAGCCCGAGTCGAGCCAGGCGCGCCAGGCCTACGACCTCACCGCCGAGCACTTCGGTCCGGGCGCCAACGGCCCGCTCATCATGACGGGCACCATCGTCACCTCGACCGACCCGCTCGGGCTCATGGCCGACCTCGCCGACGAGGTCGAGAAGGTCCCCGGCGTCAAGGAGGTCGCGCTCGCGACGCCGAACGAGACCGCCGACACAGGCCTCATCCAGATCGTGCCCGAGACCGCTCCCGACGACCCGGCGACCGCCGAGCTCGTGCGTGCGCTGCGCGATCTGGCCCCGGAGCTCGAGGACGAGTACGGCGTCGACCTGAAGGTGACCGGGTTCACTGCCGTCGGCATCGACATCTCGGACCGCCTGGGCGCCGCCCTCCTGCCGTTCGGCGTCTTCGTCGTGGGACTGTCGCTGGTGCTGCTCATGATCGTGTTCCGCTCGATCTGGGTGCCGATCAAGGCCGCCGTCGGCTACTTGCTGTCGGTGCTCGCCGCCTTCGGCGTCGTGGCCGCCGTGTTCGAGTGGGGGTGGGGCGCCGAGCTGCTGCACGTCGACCGCACCGGTCCCGTCATCAGCTTCATGCCGATCATCCTGATGGGCGTGCTGTTCGGGCTCGCGATGGACTACCAGGTGTTCCTGGTCAGCCGCATGCGCGAGGACTACGTGCACGCCCGCCGCGCCGCCGCCGGCCACTCGACGCGCAGCCGCCGGGACATCGCGCTCGGTGCCGTGCGGTCGGGCTTCACCGCTTCGGCGCGCGTCGTCACCGCGGCCGCCGTCATCATGTTCGCGGTGTTCGCCGCGTTCGTGCCCGAGGGCGATGCGTCGATCAAGCCGATCGCACTGGGCCTGGCCGTCGGCATCGCCGTGGACGCGTTCCTCGTGCGCATGACGCTCGTGCCCGCCGTCATGGCGCTCCTCGGCGACAAGGCGTGGTGGATCCCGCGGTGGCTCGACCGGATCCTCCCCCACTTCGACATCGAAGGCGAAGCGGTCGAGCGGGAGCTCTCGCTCGAGGCCTGGCCAGAGCCGAACACGACCGCCGCAGCCGTCGGCGAGGGCGTCGGCGTCCGTGCCGACGCGGGCGGCTCGGCCGGCGAGGTCGTGCTGTTCGAGGATGCCGCCTTCCGCCTCGAGCCCGGCGGCACCCTGATCGCCACCGGCGACCCGCGTGCGGCACGGGCGTTCGCGCTGACCCTGGCCGGGCGGCTCGCGCCGAGTGACGGCCGGCTGCGCGTGGCCGGTCACCTGCTGCCCGAGCGGGCGGCCTGGGTGCGCGCCCACGTCGGGCTCGCGCTGCTCGGCGACGCCGAGGAGCGAGTGCCGGCGCTCCGGCGCGCCCTCGCCGGCAAGGCGACGGTCGTCGTCGTCGAGGGTGTGGACGCCCTCGACGCGGCCGAACGCGACCAGGCGGGCGCGCTGCTGCGCGATGCCGCCGAGGCGCTCCGCCGCGGCGATGCCGACGGCGTACTCACGCTCATCGTGACCTCGCGCACCGAGAGCGCCGCGCTCGCACTCCTCGCCGACGCGCACCGCCCCGAAGTGGCGTCGCTGGCGCTGCACTCGGGCACCCCCCTGACCACCCCCACCGCAGAGGTGAACGCATGACCCCGAACTGGATCACCACGGCCGTCGAGCGCGCGCGCTCGCGCCGGCCCGTCACGTGGCTGACGCTCGTCGGCGTGCTGCTGCTGCCCGTCGTCATCGGCGGCATCCTGGTGGCCGCGCTGTACAACCCGGTCGAGCGCCTCGACAGCCTCACCGCCGCGATCGTGAACGAGGACGAACCCGTCACGATCGACGGGCAGACCGTGCCTCTCGGACGCCAGCTCACCGCCGGCCTGGTCGAGGGATCGGACGAGCTCGACAGCAACCTCACCTGGACGATCTCGAACGAAGAGGATGCCGCGGCCGGCCTCGCCGACGGCACCTACGCCGCGGTCATCACGATCCCCGAGAACTTCTCCGCCGCCGCGACGTCGACGGCCCCGGGCTCGACGCCCGAACAGGCCACCATCGAGGTCACGACCCCGCCCGACAGCCTCATCGTCGACGACGCCATCACCGCGCAGGTCGCGACGGCCGCAGCGTCGAGCATGGGCACACAGCTGTCGAGCGTGTATCTCGAGAACGTGTTCCTCGGCTTCACGACGCTGGGCGACCAGCTCGGCACGGCGGCCGGCGGCGCCGCACAGCTCGCCGACGGCGCGACCCAGGCCGCCGAGGGCGCCGCGCAGCTGCCCGACGGCATCTCGCAGCTCGCCGACGGCAACACGCAGCTCGCGGACGGCGCGGCACAGCTCGCCGACGGCGCCGGGCAGGTCGCCGGTGGAGCGACGTCGCTGCAGTCCGGCCTGACGACGATCGCCGGCAAGACCCGCGAGGCCGCGGCCGGCGCGCAGCAGCTCGCCGACGGCGTGAACGGCGGGGCCGCACAGCTCGAGTCCACCGGGCTCGTGCCCGACCAGCTCTCCGCCGGAGCCGGGATAACCGCGACACTCGCCGGGGACACTGAGACGGCTGCGAGCAAGACCGTCGAGCTCGCCAACAAGTGCCTTGCCGTCAGCACCGACCCGCTCTTCTGCCAGGATCTGATCACGCAGGCCACCATCACCCAGAGAACAGCAGCAGGCGCCGAGCAGGCTGCGCAGGGCCTCTCCGGTGGTCTGACAATGTTCGATCAAGAGGCTACGGCGCAGTTCGCAGCGCAGTTCCGGCAGATCGGCACTGGCGTCTCGACGCTGGGCGGCGGGCTGACTCAGCTCGCCGGCGGCATCGACCAGTCCGCCGCGGGCGCGGGCCAGCTCGCCACCGGCGTCAGCGGCATCCAGGACGGTGCCTCCGGCCTGGCCGACGGTGCGACGCAGCTCGCCGACGGTGCGACGCAGGCGGCCGACGGCGCGACCAGCCTCGCGGACGGCGTCTCTCAGCTTGCGACCGGCACCTCGGAGCTCGCGAGCGGCCTGACGACGGCATCCGAATCCCTGCCGTCGTACACCGACCAGGAGGCGACCGACCTCGCGTCCGTCGTCGCCGACCCGGTCGAGGCCGACGGCGTGGGCACCTCGCTC from Microbacterium sp. ProA8 includes these protein-coding regions:
- a CDS encoding o-succinylbenzoate synthase yields the protein MTTPHSLPPLDGLLATAHVVALPLATRFRGVDVREALLFEGPEGWAEFSPFAEYDDAEASTWLAAAIEDSQMPRPAARRELIAVNATVPAVAAADVPAVLARFDGCRTAKVKVAEAGQLLADDVARVRAVRELMGPEGRVRIDANGAWNVDEAERALHALAEFDLEYAEQPCASVDELAELRRRVKYMGIPIAADESVRRAADPLAVARAGAADLLVIKAQPLGGVRRALEIVAEAGLPAVVSSALDTSVGLSMGVALAAALPQLDYDCGLGTASLFTADVVDPPLVPRHGSLTVGRVTPDAALLDAHAASADRRQWWLDRLARCYEVLAFAR
- a CDS encoding YhgE/Pip domain-containing protein yields the protein MTPNWITTAVERARSRRPVTWLTLVGVLLLPVVIGGILVAALYNPVERLDSLTAAIVNEDEPVTIDGQTVPLGRQLTAGLVEGSDELDSNLTWTISNEEDAAAGLADGTYAAVITIPENFSAAATSTAPGSTPEQATIEVTTPPDSLIVDDAITAQVATAAASSMGTQLSSVYLENVFLGFTTLGDQLGTAAGGAAQLADGATQAAEGAAQLPDGISQLADGNTQLADGAAQLADGAGQVAGGATSLQSGLTTIAGKTREAAAGAQQLADGVNGGAAQLESTGLVPDQLSAGAGITATLAGDTETAASKTVELANKCLAVSTDPLFCQDLITQATITQRTAAGAEQAAQGLSGGLTMFDQEATAQFAAQFRQIGTGVSTLGGGLTQLAGGIDQSAAGAGQLATGVSGIQDGASGLADGATQLADGATQAADGATSLADGVSQLATGTSELASGLTTASESLPSYTDQEATDLASVVADPVEADGVGTSLFGASAVPLLATLALWFGGLGTFIALQAVSRRALTSRQPSALLTLRSFAPAAGLGALQGALVAGVVQLAASYGWAEWWALFGVSVVAGIAFAAVNQALVAVFGGAGRWISALIGVLTVATGVVSTVPGVLSSVAGLMPTSPAYNGMLAALTSTAGLGAALAGLVIWTLLALVATMIVVARRRSTSARALLNATPATA
- a CDS encoding MMPL family transporter, giving the protein MSTLLYALGRWTYRHPWRVLVSWVLLLALAGGGALVFMKGTDNSFSIPGTEAQEGIALLDRSFPQASGTSAQLVIVAADGEQVDEEPYATAIDDTVAHLEDLDGVIAVTDPFNEMVTGMVSEDESAAIIRLQFDGQATDVSDETKEGLEDVADDLRETLPEGSQVAMGGDLFSTSVPALSLIEAVGVLIALFVLIVTFRSFAVAWFPLVSALIGVGLAIALIYVSTAFASISSTTPMLAIMLGLAVGIDYALFIVARHQDQVRAGVEPEESAARATGTAGSAVVFAGVTVLIALIGLGFAGIPFLTTMGIAAAVAVAIAVIVAITLTPALLGFAKDRVAGWGHGRKRRGMPLPRRSSEAQGVSTRKLAQRPGGDDAETSDALNGPSSEQAQRRARAAAETAETREQTTIATALSPEAVDATHAPVKKTNRWVELVTNHPVITTIAVVLTLGVMAIPAASLGLALPNAGQQPESSQARQAYDLTAEHFGPGANGPLIMTGTIVTSTDPLGLMADLADEVEKVPGVKEVALATPNETADTGLIQIVPETAPDDPATAELVRALRDLAPELEDEYGVDLKVTGFTAVGIDISDRLGAALLPFGVFVVGLSLVLLMIVFRSIWVPIKAAVGYLLSVLAAFGVVAAVFEWGWGAELLHVDRTGPVISFMPIILMGVLFGLAMDYQVFLVSRMREDYVHARRAAAGHSTRSRRDIALGAVRSGFTASARVVTAAAVIMFAVFAAFVPEGDASIKPIALGLAVGIAVDAFLVRMTLVPAVMALLGDKAWWIPRWLDRILPHFDIEGEAVERELSLEAWPEPNTTAAAVGEGVGVRADAGGSAGEVVLFEDAAFRLEPGGTLIATGDPRAARAFALTLAGRLAPSDGRLRVAGHLLPERAAWVRAHVGLALLGDAEERVPALRRALAGKATVVVVEGVDALDAAERDQAGALLRDAAEALRRGDADGVLTLIVTSRTESAALALLADAHRPEVASLALHSGTPLTTPTAEVNA
- a CDS encoding TetR/AcrR family transcriptional regulator, which translates into the protein MSDTPLVEVAGTSRRREATRQKLLDAAALVFAEVGLDAASVEAICERAGFTRGAFYSNFETKDELMLSLTERVAGEKIDEVAKRVAVLQERGEDLEPGALVRQLLDVAFDKKQGILLTSEIRTRAMRDQRLAETYIAWQTGMVERVGSFIDELARTYGFRLRLPATEFAGIILQTWEDTSAFGIMTGLSAEELQQLVNERTARVSTALVDPL
- a CDS encoding PadR family transcriptional regulator: MSESDILETHLQELRRGTIVLACLRLLESPGYGYGLLEQLAAHGFPTDANTLYPLLRRLEKQGHLTSEWNTDEARPRKFYRTSAAGKRLATALTDDFRAIATAIDALPQED